CCAGGTGAAAGATGTTGAACTCTTTGACGGGAGCAAAGAACTTGTCGGCGATTTGAGGGCCCTACATAGAAAAAACCACCAAACCATTAAACGGGTCACAAACGATATTGAGACAAGGTTTCACTTTAACACGGCTATCAGTGCCGTTATGGAGCTGGTGAACAGCATACAGGCTTCAACAGAAAAGGTCCTTTCCGATCCTGACGGGCCGGCCGTGTTGCGGTCCGCTCTTGAGACCGTCGTGGTCCTGCTGTCGCCCATTGTTCCGCATTTTGCTGACGAATTGTGGGAGACCCTTGGCCATTCCGGAAGTGTGCTTGAGATTGCCTGGCCAGCCTACATGGAGGACGCCATTGAGGAAGACCGGATCCTCATAGTTGT
This window of the Deltaproteobacteria bacterium genome carries:
- a CDS encoding class I tRNA ligase family protein, which translates into the protein QVKDVELFDGSKELVGDLRALHRKNHQTIKRVTNDIETRFHFNTAISAVMELVNSIQASTEKVLSDPDGPAVLRSALETVVVLLSPIVPHFADELWETLGHSGSVLEIAWPAYMEDAIEEDRILIVVQINGKVRSRFQIAADADEETMKETALADDRVVARIAGRPVKKVIVVQKKLVNIVV